One part of the Desulfonema ishimotonii genome encodes these proteins:
- a CDS encoding TIGR03790 family protein, producing MRRLKKLWPIICLPAVWAMWGENPTLCMALEPGEVTVVVNEKVPESLSLAKYYMKQRRIPPENLIRLRVTDDEACSRETYEKEIALPVRRYFGSLCPGWRIRCLVMMYGIPLKIRPGAMTRKQRELENELEQLRESASGNRPERLEKKLARVRQQNDRQAAVDSEIALVLKQAYPLGGWIPNPYFIGFGNRKMRFGRADVVMVSRLDGPSGEIVRRVIDDSIAAEKEGLRGTAYFDARWPKVEGNKKLSGYRLYDQSIHLAAERVEKARLMPVITEDTGRLFQAGEAPGAALYCGWYSLGRYIDAFDWQRGAIGYHIASSECETLKRKGSRVWCKRMLEDGIAATIGPVGEPYVSAFPVPEMFFTLLIRENITLAESYFLSTPFLSWKMVLIGDPLYRPFTGKGIAPGSAE from the coding sequence ATGCGACGTTTGAAAAAACTCTGGCCGATAATCTGTCTTCCGGCCGTCTGGGCCATGTGGGGAGAAAACCCGACGCTCTGCATGGCCCTTGAGCCGGGAGAAGTCACTGTTGTGGTCAATGAAAAGGTGCCGGAAAGCCTCTCTCTGGCAAAATATTATATGAAACAGCGGCGGATTCCCCCGGAAAACCTCATCCGGCTGCGGGTCACAGATGACGAGGCCTGCTCCCGTGAAACCTATGAAAAAGAGATCGCCCTGCCGGTCCGCAGGTATTTCGGGTCGCTCTGTCCCGGATGGCGTATCCGGTGTCTGGTTATGATGTACGGCATTCCCCTGAAAATACGTCCCGGTGCGATGACCCGGAAACAGCGCGAACTTGAAAATGAGCTGGAACAGCTCAGAGAGAGTGCGTCCGGAAACCGTCCGGAACGGCTTGAGAAAAAGCTTGCGCGGGTTCGGCAGCAAAACGACCGGCAGGCCGCCGTGGATTCGGAGATAGCCCTGGTCCTGAAACAGGCCTACCCCCTGGGGGGCTGGATCCCCAACCCGTACTTTATCGGCTTCGGAAACAGAAAGATGCGGTTTGGCAGGGCCGACGTGGTGATGGTGAGCCGACTGGACGGGCCATCCGGAGAAATTGTAAGGCGGGTCATTGACGATTCCATCGCCGCTGAAAAGGAGGGGCTGCGGGGGACGGCCTATTTTGACGCCCGCTGGCCCAAAGTGGAAGGCAACAAAAAGCTTTCGGGCTACCGGCTGTATGACCAGTCCATCCATCTGGCTGCGGAGCGGGTTGAAAAAGCCCGGCTCATGCCGGTGATCACCGAGGATACCGGACGGCTTTTCCAGGCCGGAGAAGCCCCCGGGGCAGCGCTCTACTGCGGCTGGTACAGCCTGGGGCGGTATATTGACGCCTTTGACTGGCAGAGAGGGGCCATCGGGTATCACATTGCCAGCAGTGAATGTGAGACACTGAAGAGAAAGGGGAGCCGGGTCTGGTGCAAGCGGATGCTTGAGGACGGCATCGCCGCCACCATCGGCCCGGTGGGCGAACCCTATGTCAGCGCATTTCCTGTGCCGGAGATGTTCTTTACCCTGCTGATTCGGGAAAACATAACCCTTGCCGAGTCGTATTTTCTCAGCACCCCGTTTTTATCCTGGAAAATGGTCTTAATCGGCGATCCGCTTTACCGGCCCTTTACAGGAAAAGGCATCGCCCCCGGCTCCGCCGAATAG
- a CDS encoding tetratricopeptide repeat protein, with product MNKGFLYILVNPSLPGNLLKIGKTARAPKRASEDHPPADVPYVAFDIAVSDCDKAQAVVLSLLKDFRDSEYKDHFRLPLEQAIVKVRTVAEHIDKTDYYKKAIQIDSENPSFYNNLGCSYDKLGNHTGAIDAYKQAIQLDPGNAVFHDNLGCNYGKLGLYRKAIDAFQKAVTLRPDFIKAYFDLGYSYGQLGFHKKAVDAFQKAIEVNPGIAQLYYNLGHSYCRLDRRKDAIKVFREAVRINPNYIQAHYSLGINYLNVNDRDGALRQYRLLKKKDIKRARHLFNLIYRRYRSKMTGEISI from the coding sequence ATGAATAAAGGTTTTCTATACATATTAGTGAATCCGTCTTTGCCCGGAAATCTTCTGAAAATAGGCAAAACAGCCAGGGCGCCGAAGCGGGCCAGCGAAGATCACCCGCCTGCCGATGTCCCGTATGTTGCGTTTGATATAGCGGTTTCAGATTGCGATAAGGCACAGGCGGTTGTACTCAGCCTGCTGAAAGATTTCCGTGACAGTGAATATAAGGACCATTTCAGACTGCCGCTCGAACAGGCCATTGTGAAAGTCCGTACTGTGGCGGAACATATTGATAAAACAGATTATTACAAAAAAGCCATACAGATTGATTCAGAAAACCCCTCATTTTACAATAATCTGGGATGCAGCTATGACAAGCTGGGCAATCACACGGGCGCCATAGACGCCTATAAGCAGGCCATACAGCTTGATCCCGGAAATGCGGTCTTCCATGATAATCTGGGGTGTAATTACGGGAAGCTCGGCCTGTACCGAAAGGCCATAGACGCCTTTCAGAAAGCGGTGACGCTTCGGCCTGATTTTATAAAGGCCTATTTTGACCTGGGATACAGCTACGGACAGCTCGGATTTCATAAAAAGGCGGTTGATGCCTTTCAGAAGGCTATTGAGGTCAATCCGGGGATTGCACAGCTCTATTATAATCTGGGACATTCGTATTGCAGGCTTGACCGCCGCAAGGACGCTATAAAGGTTTTCAGGGAGGCCGTCCGGATTAACCCGAATTACATTCAGGCTCACTACAGCCTGGGCATCAATTATCTGAATGTCAATGACAGAGACGGGGCGTTGCGGCAATACAGGCTTTTAAAAAAAAAGGATATAAAGCGGGCACGGCATCTCTTTAATCTCATTTACAGGCGGTACCGCAGCAAAATGACGGGCGAAATCAGCATCTGA
- a CDS encoding aminotransferase class V-fold PLP-dependent enzyme: MCRGTVNPGWQQQRGSSGLNTEKTELIANWETLQRIFIRPENDAARTVLVKYMEQILFGLHDFLKAHVGITREASLEALSEQFKESRMGWHPDKKLADVIRGVIETIAPHAVNVASPYFVGHMTSAIPFFMVHLQTIVAALNQNPVKLETSKVVSILERQILAKIHRMIYRRDDGFYDTHIQNPDSTLGVFVADGTVANLTALWVARNTFFSPKEGFEGVEAEGMAAACQAFGYDRCVILVSRLGHYSLRKAGGVLGIGNANVIPIDADSQNRLDLRHLKSTIRALNGDARKTKILAVVGVAGTTETGTVDPLPEIARICRDNAIHFHADAAWGGPTLMSRKYSGLLKGIEQADSVTIDGHKQFYMPMGCGMIYFRDPHMADAIAYHAAYVIRPGSVDLGIRSLEGSRAANSLILGSALEVMGAGGYALLIDHGIDTARAFAEEIRRRPLFELMSPPRLNILTYRLFPEPLRHACETGDPRTRKAALEQADQINILVQRLQREAGNSFVSRTTLKRPGHEDAAVLRAVIMNPLTDIRILREILDEQEEIYRNHPEG, from the coding sequence ATGTGCCGGGGAACGGTGAACCCCGGCTGGCAGCAACAGAGAGGAAGCAGCGGATTGAATACGGAAAAAACAGAGCTGATCGCCAACTGGGAGACCCTTCAGCGCATATTTATCCGACCGGAAAACGATGCGGCCCGGACGGTGCTGGTCAAGTATATGGAACAGATCCTGTTCGGCCTTCACGATTTTTTAAAGGCCCATGTGGGCATTACGCGGGAGGCCAGCCTTGAAGCGCTCTCGGAGCAGTTCAAAGAGAGCCGCATGGGGTGGCATCCCGATAAAAAGCTGGCCGATGTCATCCGGGGCGTTATCGAGACCATCGCCCCCCATGCGGTCAATGTGGCCTCGCCCTATTTTGTGGGGCATATGACCTCTGCCATTCCCTTTTTCATGGTTCACCTTCAGACCATTGTGGCGGCGCTGAACCAGAACCCGGTCAAGCTGGAGACCTCAAAGGTTGTCTCCATTCTGGAGCGGCAGATTCTCGCCAAAATACACCGGATGATCTATCGGCGGGACGACGGTTTTTACGATACCCATATCCAGAACCCGGACAGCACTCTCGGGGTCTTTGTGGCGGACGGGACTGTTGCCAACCTCACCGCCCTCTGGGTGGCCCGGAACACCTTTTTCAGCCCGAAAGAGGGGTTTGAGGGGGTGGAGGCGGAGGGCATGGCCGCTGCCTGCCAGGCCTTCGGATATGACCGCTGTGTGATTCTGGTGTCGAGACTTGGCCACTACTCGCTCCGGAAAGCAGGCGGCGTTCTGGGCATCGGCAACGCCAACGTGATTCCCATTGATGCTGATTCGCAGAACCGGCTCGATCTGAGGCATCTGAAATCGACCATCCGTGCCCTGAACGGGGATGCCCGGAAGACAAAGATTCTGGCGGTTGTGGGCGTTGCCGGTACGACTGAAACCGGGACGGTGGACCCGCTCCCGGAAATCGCCCGGATCTGCCGGGACAACGCCATCCACTTTCACGCGGATGCGGCCTGGGGCGGTCCGACGCTGATGTCCCGCAAATACAGCGGCCTTCTGAAGGGGATTGAGCAGGCCGACTCCGTGACCATTGACGGGCACAAGCAGTTCTATATGCCCATGGGCTGCGGGATGATCTACTTCAGAGACCCCCACATGGCCGACGCCATTGCCTACCACGCCGCCTATGTGATCCGGCCCGGTTCGGTGGACCTGGGGATTCGCTCCCTGGAAGGCTCCAGGGCTGCCAATTCCCTGATACTGGGCAGCGCCCTGGAGGTGATGGGGGCGGGGGGATACGCCCTGCTGATCGACCACGGCATTGACACCGCCCGCGCCTTTGCCGAAGAGATCCGCCGCCGGCCCCTGTTTGAGCTGATGTCACCGCCCCGGCTCAATATTCTCACCTACCGGCTCTTTCCCGAACCGCTCCGGCATGCCTGTGAAACGGGCGATCCCCGGACACGGAAGGCGGCGCTGGAACAGGCGGACCAAATCAATATCCTTGTGCAGCGGCTGCAGCGGGAGGCGGGGAACAGCTTTGTCTCCCGGACCACCCTGAAACGGCCCGGACATGAAGACGCAGCCGTCCTGCGGGCCGTCATTATGAATCCCCTGACGGATATCCGCATACTCCGGGAGATTCTGGACGAACAGGAGGAGATTTACCGGAATCACCCGGAGGGCTGA